A stretch of Pseudomonadota bacterium DNA encodes these proteins:
- a CDS encoding peroxiredoxin has product MALRINDTVPDFSAETDQGPIQFHEWIGDNWAILFSHPKDFTPVCTTEFGAVAQLADEWAKRNTKVIGVSVDGVEEHKRWKGDIEQVAGTPAGFPIIADDALAVSKAYDMLPAEAYLPDGRTPADSATVRSVFIIGPDKQLKLTMTYPMTVGRNFAEVLRALDALQIASKGVATPADWTLGQDVIVPPAVSDEDAKAKFGE; this is encoded by the coding sequence ATGGCACTGCGCATCAACGACACGGTACCGGATTTCAGCGCCGAGACCGACCAGGGCCCGATCCAGTTTCACGAGTGGATCGGCGACAACTGGGCAATCCTGTTCAGCCACCCGAAGGATTTCACCCCGGTCTGCACCACCGAATTCGGTGCCGTGGCGCAGCTCGCGGATGAGTGGGCCAAGCGCAACACCAAAGTCATCGGCGTCTCGGTAGACGGCGTCGAGGAGCACAAGCGGTGGAAGGGTGACATCGAACAGGTCGCGGGTACACCGGCCGGGTTCCCGATCATCGCCGACGACGCTCTCGCGGTGTCCAAAGCCTACGATATGCTGCCCGCCGAGGCCTACCTGCCAGACGGACGCACGCCCGCCGACAGCGCGACGGTGCGCTCCGTGTTCATCATCGGGCCCGACAAGCAGCTCAAGCTCACGATGACCTACCCCATGACCGTGGGCCGGAACTTTGCCGAGGTGCTGCGTGCGCTCGACGCGCTGCAGATCGCGTCCAAGGGCGTGGCGACACCCGCCGACTGGACGCTCGGACAGGACGTCATCGTGCCCCCGGCAGTGAGCGACGAAGACGCGAAAGCGAAGTTCGGTGAGAT